A stretch of Sulfurimonas autotrophica DSM 16294 DNA encodes these proteins:
- a CDS encoding ribose-phosphate pyrophosphokinase, translating into MRGYKIFAGSASVDFAKEICSILDVPLAKADVKKFSDGEISVQIAESVRGRDVFIVQSTGAPSNDNLMELLIMTDALKRSSASSITAVVPYYGYARQDRKAAPRVPITAKLVANLYETAGIDRVVTIDLHAGQIQGFFDIPVDNLYGSITFEQYIKSKNLKNPIIASPDIGGVARARYFAKRMNLEMVIVDKRREKANESEVMNIIGDVEGHDVIMIDDMVDTAGTMVKAATALKNKGATSVMACATHGVLSGKAYQNLENGELDELIITNTLESQPNTKIKVLTVAPLFAEVIRRVYHNESVNSLFA; encoded by the coding sequence ATGCGTGGTTATAAGATTTTTGCTGGTTCTGCCAGTGTTGATTTTGCAAAAGAAATTTGTAGTATTTTAGATGTTCCATTAGCAAAAGCTGATGTTAAAAAGTTTAGTGATGGTGAAATTTCAGTTCAAATTGCTGAATCTGTTCGTGGTCGTGATGTGTTTATAGTGCAATCAACAGGGGCACCATCAAATGACAATTTAATGGAACTGCTGATTATGACAGATGCCCTAAAACGCTCATCTGCTTCAAGTATCACAGCCGTTGTACCTTATTATGGCTATGCAAGGCAAGACAGAAAAGCTGCTCCCCGCGTACCAATTACTGCAAAACTTGTAGCAAATTTATATGAAACAGCAGGAATTGACAGAGTCGTTACTATAGATCTTCATGCAGGGCAAATCCAAGGCTTTTTTGATATTCCTGTTGATAATCTCTATGGTTCTATCACTTTTGAACAGTATATTAAAAGTAAAAATCTGAAAAATCCTATTATTGCTTCTCCGGATATCGGTGGTGTTGCACGTGCCCGTTATTTTGCAAAACGTATGAATTTAGAAATGGTTATTGTCGATAAACGCCGTGAAAAAGCAAATGAGAGTGAAGTTATGAACATTATAGGCGATGTTGAGGGTCATGACGTTATTATGATAGATGATATGGTCGACACGGCAGGCACAATGGTTAAGGCTGCAACTGCACTTAAAAACAAAGGCGCGACATCTGTTATGGCATGTGCAACACATGGTGTACTCAGCGGAAAAGCCTACCAAAATCTTGAAAACGGTGAACTTGATGAATTAATCATCACAAATACACTAGAATCGCAACCCAATACCAAAATAAAAGTCTTGACAGTTGCACCGCTTTTTGCTGAAGTAATTCGCAGAGTTTATCATAATGAGAGTGTTAACAGTCTTTTTGCATAG
- the lepA gene encoding translation elongation factor 4, with translation MKNIRNFSIIAHIDHGKSTLADRIIQECGSVTEREMGTQMMDTMDIEQERGITIKAQSVRLDYVKDGEHYILNLIDTPGHVDFSYEVSKSLASSDGALLIVDAAQGVEAQTIANVYLALDNDLEIIPVINKIDLPAADPDKVAEEIETSIGIDATDAVLVSAKTGVGIRELIDAIVERVPAPQGNPEAPTKAIIYDSWFDQYLGALALVRVFDGEIKKNQTIKLMSNNEEHQVLDLMYPHPLKKIKTPAIKSGEIGIVVLGLKEVSVVNVGDTITDAKNPTAEPVGNYEPAKPFVFAGLYPIDTDKFEELRDALDKLKLNDSSLSYEPETSIALGFGFRVGFLGMLHMEVIKERLEREFGLDLIATAPSVVYHVYLNNGDMIEVQNPSELPEVNHIDRIEEPYVKATVITPSEYLGNIMNLLVSKRGIQNKMTYLNEDRVMLEYEIPMNEIVVDFYDTLKSISKGYASFDYEPTDFKEGDLVKLDVKVAGEVVDALSVIVPRTSALSRGRTLVKNMKELIPRQLFEVAVQASLGNQVIARETVKSMGKNVTAKCYGGDITRKRKLLEKQKAGKKRMKSIGKVQLPQEAFMSVLKMD, from the coding sequence TTGAAAAATATTAGAAACTTCTCAATCATTGCCCACATTGATCATGGGAAAAGTACCTTGGCCGACAGAATCATACAAGAGTGTGGTTCAGTTACTGAGCGAGAAATGGGCACGCAAATGATGGATACTATGGATATAGAACAAGAACGTGGTATTACTATTAAAGCACAGTCAGTTCGACTTGATTATGTCAAAGACGGGGAACATTACATTCTCAATCTTATAGACACACCGGGCCATGTTGACTTTTCATATGAAGTAAGTAAATCTTTGGCATCTTCTGATGGAGCATTGCTGATCGTTGATGCTGCACAGGGTGTGGAAGCCCAAACTATTGCCAATGTTTATCTCGCGCTTGACAATGACCTTGAGATCATTCCTGTTATTAATAAAATTGACCTCCCAGCAGCTGATCCCGACAAAGTAGCTGAAGAAATAGAAACTTCCATAGGTATAGATGCTACAGATGCTGTACTCGTAAGCGCAAAAACAGGTGTAGGTATACGTGAGCTCATTGACGCGATTGTGGAAAGAGTGCCTGCACCGCAAGGTAATCCAGAGGCACCAACAAAAGCAATCATTTATGATTCTTGGTTTGACCAGTACCTTGGTGCCTTGGCTCTTGTTCGTGTATTTGATGGAGAAATCAAAAAAAATCAAACTATCAAGCTGATGTCTAACAATGAAGAGCATCAAGTACTTGATTTAATGTATCCGCATCCTCTGAAAAAGATTAAAACACCGGCTATAAAAAGCGGTGAAATTGGTATTGTAGTTCTTGGTCTCAAAGAAGTAAGCGTTGTCAATGTTGGTGATACTATTACCGATGCGAAAAATCCTACAGCTGAACCGGTAGGTAATTATGAACCTGCAAAACCTTTTGTTTTTGCAGGACTTTACCCAATAGATACAGATAAATTTGAAGAGCTTAGAGATGCACTTGATAAACTCAAGCTTAATGACTCATCACTCTCTTATGAGCCTGAAACTTCAATAGCTCTGGGTTTTGGTTTTCGTGTAGGATTTCTTGGAATGCTTCATATGGAAGTTATCAAAGAACGTCTGGAGAGAGAATTTGGACTTGATTTAATCGCTACAGCACCCTCTGTTGTTTATCATGTCTACCTTAACAATGGTGATATGATTGAAGTACAAAACCCTTCAGAACTACCCGAAGTCAATCATATAGACAGAATTGAAGAACCGTATGTCAAAGCAACTGTTATTACACCAAGTGAATACCTTGGAAATATTATGAATCTTTTAGTATCAAAACGTGGTATTCAAAACAAAATGACCTATCTCAACGAAGACAGGGTTATGCTTGAATATGAAATACCGATGAATGAAATCGTCGTTGATTTTTATGATACTCTTAAATCAATTTCTAAAGGGTACGCTTCTTTTGATTATGAACCGACAGACTTTAAAGAGGGAGACCTTGTAAAACTTGATGTAAAAGTTGCCGGAGAAGTCGTTGATGCACTGAGTGTCATAGTGCCAAGAACTTCTGCCCTTTCACGCGGACGGACACTGGTAAAAAACATGAAAGAGCTTATTCCCCGCCAGCTTTTTGAAGTAGCCGTTCAGGCATCACTGGGTAATCAGGTAATTGCTCGTGAAACTGTAAAATCAATGGGGAAAAATGTAACTGCCAAATGTTACGGCGGAGATATTACTCGTAAACGTAAACTACTAGAGAAGCAAAAAGCCGGAAAAAAACGTATGAAATCTATCGGTAAAGTACAACTTCCGCAAGAGGCTTTTATGTCCGTTCTTAAGATGGACTAA
- a CDS encoding ComF family protein, which yields MKCILCESYAFTHICSTCQTNFLSPSLYKRKLSNGVNIISFYNYEEIKELLFTKHTDIGFYIYNILAQLSFKKFAGEFHTKEKYISLAVDDTSKSGYSHTAILNHALKTYNINPLHNKLRAKNSVSYSGKSKMFRQENPRNFQLKKFKSDNIILVDDIVTTGQTLTQACAKVEEQGKTVNFCLTLTDVSLK from the coding sequence ATGAAATGTATATTGTGTGAAAGTTATGCCTTTACACATATATGTTCTACATGTCAGACAAACTTTCTTTCCCCCTCTCTATACAAAAGAAAACTCTCTAACGGTGTTAATATCATTTCTTTTTACAATTATGAAGAAATAAAAGAACTGCTTTTTACCAAACATACTGATATAGGTTTTTACATTTATAATATTTTGGCTCAACTCAGCTTTAAGAAATTTGCTGGGGAATTTCATACAAAAGAAAAATATATATCTTTAGCAGTGGATGATACAAGCAAAAGCGGCTATTCGCATACGGCAATATTAAACCATGCTCTTAAAACATATAATATCAACCCGCTGCATAATAAGCTTCGAGCGAAGAACAGTGTTTCATACTCAGGAAAGAGCAAAATGTTCAGGCAGGAGAATCCAAGAAATTTTCAATTAAAAAAGTTTAAAAGTGATAATATAATTTTGGTAGATGATATTGTTACAACAGGCCAAACGCTTACTCAAGCCTGTGCAAAAGTTGAAGAACAAGGCAAAACCGTCAATTTCTGCCTTACCTTAACAGATGTCAGTCTAAAATAG
- the grpE gene encoding nucleotide exchange factor GrpE codes for MKKEKLIIMSDKENVNNNNETDANEVAAEAEAVENELDLLQKELAELKDKYARVHADFDNIKKRLEREKYTAVEYANEKFAKDMIPVVDSLEMALKSADSDADPQELMKKLKEGIELTLKQFTTALEKHGVTMVSHEEPFDPNIHNAVQSVDSENVESGEIVQTFQRGYKYKDRPLREAMVVVAN; via the coding sequence ATAAAAAAGGAGAAATTAATAATTATGTCTGATAAAGAAAATGTAAACAATAATAACGAAACGGATGCTAATGAAGTCGCTGCTGAGGCTGAAGCAGTTGAAAATGAATTAGATTTACTGCAAAAAGAACTTGCAGAGTTAAAAGACAAATATGCACGTGTTCATGCTGATTTTGATAATATCAAAAAAAGATTGGAACGTGAAAAATATACAGCGGTTGAATATGCAAACGAAAAATTTGCAAAAGATATGATACCTGTTGTTGATTCTCTTGAGATGGCTTTAAAATCTGCTGATTCTGATGCAGACCCACAAGAGCTTATGAAAAAACTTAAAGAGGGAATCGAGCTCACTCTGAAACAATTCACTACAGCGCTTGAAAAGCACGGTGTAACAATGGTATCACACGAAGAACCGTTTGATCCAAATATACACAATGCAGTACAAAGTGTTGACAGTGAAAATGTTGAAAGTGGAGAGATCGTCCAAACTTTTCAAAGAGGTTATAAGTATAAAGACAGACCTCTGAGAGAAGCTATGGTAGTAGTAGCAAATTAA